One Solanum lycopersicum chromosome 4, SLM_r2.1 DNA window includes the following coding sequences:
- the LOC101244180 gene encoding laccase-14-like isoform X2, whose product MAFQNYQAMNANSSLIEGTSFERLCRSKKILTVNGRFPGPTIYALAGETLSLDVENRGKDNVTMFCCRRVGRHVKSDQVEWLVEAGATVRKNITISDDDEGTLWWHAMNIWQRATVHGAFIVHPEPDDHVDIPIILGEWWRKDVKEVFVDYIDSGRDIKSDAFTINGQPGDLYPCSKNGTFRIVVDIGKKYLLRVVNTAIRDDLYFGIARHNLTVIARDGRPITKQFITDYVELTSQHSMDCIFEANQQPDYYYYAVAVKNKSEAYDPNKITTAIIEYQGSYIPSLVPLLPKLPRNYDKSSSRDYLYVIMTFVILGSFVVWYRQTNRAHRSATVTPM is encoded by the exons ATGGCATTCCAAAATTACCAGGCCATGAACGCCAACAGTAGCTTG ATTGAAGGAACTTCTTTTGAAAGGCTTTGCCGATCGAAGAAGATTCTTACTGTCAACGGACGATTCCCAGGGCCTACCATATATGCGCTTGCTGGAGAAACGTTGTCCCTAGACGTTGAAAACAGAGGGAAGGACAACGTTACGATGTTTTG TTGTAGGCGTGTTGGTAGACACGTGAAGTCTGATCAAGTGGAGTGGCTAGTTGAGGCAGGAGCTACCGTcagaaaaaatataacaatatctGACGACGACGAAGGGACGCTATGGTGGCATGCCATGAACATCTGGCAACGCGCCACTGTTCATGGCGCTTTCATTGTCCATCCAGAACCCGATGATCATGTCGATATTCCCATCATTTTAG GTGAATGGTGGAGGAAGGATGTCAAGGAGGTCTTCGTCGACTATATCGACTCAGGCAGGGACATAAAATCGGACGCTTTCACGATTAATGGACAACCTGGTGACTTGTACCCTTGTTCAAAGAATG GAACTTTTAGGATTGTAGTAGATATTGGGAAGAAATATCTTCTCAGAGTTGTGAACACTGCAATCCGAGACGACCTTTACTTTGGGATCGCAAGGCACAACTTAACTGTTATCGCGAGGGATGGACGTCCTATAACAAAGCAATTTATAACGGACTACGTCGAATTGACTAGTCAACACTCAATGGATTGCATATTCGAGGCGAACCAGCAAccagattattattattatgcgGTTGCTGTAAAGAATAAAAGCGAGGCGTACGACCCGAATAAAATTACAACCGCTATCATAGAATACCAAGGGAGTTACATACCCTCCCTTGTACCTCTTCTTCCCAAATTGCCCCGCAACTACGATAAAAGTTCTAGTAGGgattatttatatgtaataaTGACTTTTGTAATTTTGGGTTCATTTGTTGTTTGGTATAGGCAGACTAATAGGGCTCACAGAAGCGCAACAGTCACTCCCATGTAA
- the LOC101244180 gene encoding laccase-14-like isoform X1, whose protein sequence is MAFQNYQAMNANSSLVLILFLAVQYTASTNIFHFVIEGTSFERLCRSKKILTVNGRFPGPTIYALAGETLSLDVENRGKDNVTMFCCRRVGRHVKSDQVEWLVEAGATVRKNITISDDDEGTLWWHAMNIWQRATVHGAFIVHPEPDDHVDIPIILGEWWRKDVKEVFVDYIDSGRDIKSDAFTINGQPGDLYPCSKNGTFRIVVDIGKKYLLRVVNTAIRDDLYFGIARHNLTVIARDGRPITKQFITDYVELTSQHSMDCIFEANQQPDYYYYAVAVKNKSEAYDPNKITTAIIEYQGSYIPSLVPLLPKLPRNYDKSSSRDYLYVIMTFVILGSFVVWYRQTNRAHRSATVTPM, encoded by the exons ATGGCATTCCAAAATTACCAGGCCATGAACGCCAACAGTAGCTTGGTACTAATCCTATTTTTGGCGGTTCAGTACACCGCTtcaacaaatatttttcatttcgtt ATTGAAGGAACTTCTTTTGAAAGGCTTTGCCGATCGAAGAAGATTCTTACTGTCAACGGACGATTCCCAGGGCCTACCATATATGCGCTTGCTGGAGAAACGTTGTCCCTAGACGTTGAAAACAGAGGGAAGGACAACGTTACGATGTTTTG TTGTAGGCGTGTTGGTAGACACGTGAAGTCTGATCAAGTGGAGTGGCTAGTTGAGGCAGGAGCTACCGTcagaaaaaatataacaatatctGACGACGACGAAGGGACGCTATGGTGGCATGCCATGAACATCTGGCAACGCGCCACTGTTCATGGCGCTTTCATTGTCCATCCAGAACCCGATGATCATGTCGATATTCCCATCATTTTAG GTGAATGGTGGAGGAAGGATGTCAAGGAGGTCTTCGTCGACTATATCGACTCAGGCAGGGACATAAAATCGGACGCTTTCACGATTAATGGACAACCTGGTGACTTGTACCCTTGTTCAAAGAATG GAACTTTTAGGATTGTAGTAGATATTGGGAAGAAATATCTTCTCAGAGTTGTGAACACTGCAATCCGAGACGACCTTTACTTTGGGATCGCAAGGCACAACTTAACTGTTATCGCGAGGGATGGACGTCCTATAACAAAGCAATTTATAACGGACTACGTCGAATTGACTAGTCAACACTCAATGGATTGCATATTCGAGGCGAACCAGCAAccagattattattattatgcgGTTGCTGTAAAGAATAAAAGCGAGGCGTACGACCCGAATAAAATTACAACCGCTATCATAGAATACCAAGGGAGTTACATACCCTCCCTTGTACCTCTTCTTCCCAAATTGCCCCGCAACTACGATAAAAGTTCTAGTAGGgattatttatatgtaataaTGACTTTTGTAATTTTGGGTTCATTTGTTGTTTGGTATAGGCAGACTAATAGGGCTCACAGAAGCGCAACAGTCACTCCCATGTAA